The Spiroplasma endosymbiont of Atherix ibis nucleotide sequence TGAAAGAAAAGTTAATTTACACATTTCTGGTTTAGGATGAATTACTTTTAAAACTTATAAAGGTTTAAAAGTATCAGTAACAGTTCCAAAAACAGAATATGGAATTAAAGTATCAGAATTAGATGCTTTAATATAAATTAAAAATATAAAAAATTTAATTATTACTAAGTATTTTACATTTTTTAGTAAAATACTTTTTGCATAAAAAGAATAAAATATTATAAAATTTGCTATTATTAAATACTTAAAAATTTTATATTTATATTAATCAATCTTGGGGAGGACTATTAATGAAATTAGTTTTAGCCGTTGAAATAGGCATTACATCATCAAAAGTGGGTTTGGTTAATCAATATGGAGATTTACAAGCTAAATTTTTAGTTGACCATAATTTAGATAATTTACTGCCAAATTTATATAATAAAATAATAGAAGGTTTAGAAACTATTGGTATAAGTTATGAAAATGAAGTAGAAAAAGTAGGTATAGCAATGGGTGGTTATGTTGATCACATTCTTGGTATAATAAAATATTCTGCAAATTTACAAATAAAAAACTATAATGTAAAAGAAGAAGCTGAAAAATTGTTTAAGAAACAAATTTTTGTAGTTAATGATGCAAACGCAAGTGCATTGGGCGAATTTTGAATTGGTGTTGCAAAACAATTTGATTCTATTATTTTTTACTATATTGACAAAGGAATTGGTGGAACTATTATAACTGAAGGAAAATTAGCACCAGGATCTAGAGGATTTGCAGGAGAATTTGGACATGGTGGAGGTATTTTTCAAACAAAATATCATTGTCCTTGTGGGTTAAAAGGATGTATTGAACCATTGTCATCAACTTCAGGAATTGAAAATCATTTTAAAACATATTTTAAAAATAAAAGAAATCATCCAGCAGCTAAATTCTTTAAAAATAAAGAAGAAATTACATTTAATGAAATAGTTGAAGTTTTTAAAAAAGAAGATTATCCTGTTGAAATAAAAGATTTATTAGAAGAGGCACTTGAACCAATTATTATGCATATGGCTTCAATGATAAATGCCTTAGATCCTGAAGCAATTGTTTTAAGTGGAGCATTGACTTTATTGGGAGATAAATTAATTGAAATTATCAAAACAAAAATTAAAAAATATATAATTGATATGTTTTTAGAAGAATTAACTATTGAATTTGCTGAACTTGGAAATGATTCAACAATAATAGGTAGTGCATACTATGCTTTAAATGATTGAAAAATATTCTAATTTTCAATCATTTTTTATGAAAGGATTTTAATTTATGGAACATTTATTAAAAAGAATCAATGAATTAGCTGCTATTGCAAAAAAAAGAAATTTAACTCAAGAAGAATTAAAAGAAAGAGATAAGTTAAGACAAGAGTATATTAAATTATTTAGATCAGGATTTGAACAACAACTTGAAAATTTAATTGTTGTTGATGAAGATGGCAATGAAATAAAAAGAAATATTAAGAAATAAAAGTAAGTTATTTAAATAAAATATTTTAGTTGTATAAAAAGCATTTTATGTTTTTTTTTTTTTTTTATAGCAAATCGTAATAATCATATAATTCCTATAAGGGAAATGAAAATGAAAAAGTTATTAAGTGTATTGGCAATAGTTGGTATTGTGTCTTCATCAACTGTTAGTACTGTTGCATGTGGGAGAAAAACATTTGGAACAGATTTATCAAAGTTGAGTGATTATAACTGAACTAAAGAAGAACCATATTTTAAAAATTATGATGGAATATCAACAATAGATGCTCCAGAAGAATTTAAAAACTTAGGAAAAATAGATGTTTTAAATAAAGCGGAGTTTTTTGATTTGTCAAAAAATAATACAGGATTTAAAACAGAAAATGAAATAGCAAAACAAGCAACAACAGGAGTACCTTTAAATAGTAAATTTTTACCTAATGGAGGAAGACTTTCTGATGTGCAATTAATTCAAAAAAAAGATTATTATCAAAGAATTAATAAATTAGTTGATTGAAAATTTGATCAAGATTTAGATGCAAAATATAATAAATCAAGAATTGAATTACAAGATAGTGAAAAGCTAAAAAATAATTGAGTAGATACACAAGACAAAAATGTTAAAGAAATGAATATGTCTACTATAGTTGAATCAACTTCAAATGAAAATACAATTATTGGACAAAATAGAACTTATGAGAGATCATTTAATAATTATCAATACAATGATGTATTAGTGAGTTGAGCAGGAGCAATTGATGAGGGAATAATTGTACCTCCAGCAAAAAATCAAGTTGAAAAAGCTCATATTAATGGAACTAAAATTTTAGGAAATATTTTTTTAGACGGATATCATGGTTTAACAAAAGAGAATGTAAGTGGTTTCTTAGAAAAAGATAATTCTGGAAATTATTTAGTAGTAGATGTTTTAATTAATATGGCAATTAATTTAGGATTTGATGGGTGATTCTGAAACAATGAACCTAATGGCTCAAATCCAAATGGATTTGTTATGGATTATACAATATCTATAGAAATTATGAAACAGTTGAAAGAAAAAATTAAAAAAAGTCGAGATTCAAAAATTCAAAATTTATTTGTTATAGGATATAAAAACTATGGAAGTCTATCAGTAGATAAAAATGGTATTGCTTCAGATAAAGAAGTAGAACAAATTTATAACAACACTAATCAATTTTTAAATGATTTTTATGTTTTTCCAAATGAAGTTAAATCATTTGTTGATGCAAAAAATTTAAATGAAACTGAAAAATTTGAAATTTATAACATGTTTAATTCAGGAGGATGAGTTGGGGGAAAAATTTGAATTGACAGCAATAAAATTGGAACAAGAGATTTTAGAGATTTAACTCATCTTTTATTAGATGAAAATGATCAACCTTTTGATTCAACTAATCCAAAGAGTATGGAAAAACTAGTAAATAATTATAAAAATGGAAAAATAAAATATAAAAATAAAGGTAGTGAACATGGAGGAGCTCAAAACTCTATGGCTTTATTTGCAGGACATGTCCCTTATGATATAGCAACTCAAGAAATGGATAGTATATCTAAAGAAAAAAGTATGGATTTAGATACTTATGGTATTGTTGCTGCAAATAATTATGATGATATTTTATATACTGGAAAGAAAAAATCTCTTTCAAACAATGATATAGGTCTTTCTTATTTTCCAAGTTCAAAATTTGATGAAGAGATAAAAAATAATCCAGAAAAATATAGCTCAGGTGTAGGAAATATAGTTTCAGAAAAAACTACTTTAATTGATAAAAATAAAAACTTTATAACTAATTTTTCTACAGGACAAGGAAATAGATTTGCAAGTTATAGTAATTCATCTAAGTATGAAGTAGTTAAAAATTATCCATGAAGCAATACAAATATTGCAGATGTTCAACAAACATATAAATGAATGATAAATCAAGGAGAAGAACAAATTTCAGCTTTTGATAAAATTAGTGGTTATTATGATTACTATGATCCTTATTTAAAAGGTAATTCAATTGCTTTAGGATCAGGATATGATAATAAAGGACAAATTCAAGAAGCAACTTGAAAAAAAGATGAAAACTATGATTGAACAATAATGGGATCTAACTATTTAACAAATGATAATAAAGAAATTGAAATTATTTTTAAAGCTCCACAAGAAGTTGCAAAGACAGTTCAATTATCTTTAAAAGATCAAAATAATACAAAAATTACAACAACAAGTACACCAACTAAATTAGAGAATGGCTGATTTTCAATTAAACAAGATGTTGCTAATTCAGTTTCTAAAATAGGTATTAATTTTAAAGCTACTCAAGAAAAATTTAAAATTAATGTTGGTCAAATTTCAGTAGTTAAAAAAGAATCTCAAAATAGTGTAAAAAAAGAAACTAAAACTGATCAAACAAAAATTCAAAGCGAGTTAGAAATTGCAAGATGAAATTTAAAAAACTTAAGATTAAATTTTGAAAATTTAATTGATGAAAATATATATAGCTATTATGAAATTTATAAAAAAAATACAAATAATAAATTAACTATGATAGGTATGTCTAATTCAGATAATTATTTTATTAAAAATATTAATCAAAATACAAATGAGTTTTATTTAAAAGCTACAAATAACTTAACTAAAAAAATAGAATGAATTAAATTTGAAATTTAGGGTGAAAAAAAGTGATACAAATTAATAATGTTTCAAAAAGTTTTGGTAAAAAAGAAGTTTTAAAAAATATTTCCTTAGAAATTAAAGATGGAGAAGTTTTTGGTTTATTAGGATCAAATGGTAGTGGTAAAACTACTTTAATGGAAATTTTAGTTGGACAGTTAAAACCTAGCTCAGGAGAAATTTTAGTTGATAATAATAGAAATGGATATAAAAATATAGGTATTCAATTTCAAGAAGGATTTTGACCAAAAGGTGTAACTTCCTCTTTAATAATTAATTATTTCAAAAAAAATTCTAAAGCTGTAAAAAGTAAAGAAGTTCAAGAGTTAATTAATATTTTTGAAATTGAAGATTTTTTAAAAAAAGATTTAAATAGTTTAAGTGGTGGACAAAAACAGAGATTAAATACTCTCTTATCTGTTATAAATGATCCTAAATATATTTGTCTTGATGAAATGATAACTGGATTAGATTTAAAAATGCAATTTAAATTAATAGATTATTTTGAAAAGATGAAAGAAAAAGGCAAAACGATAGTTATTATTTCTCACATTCCTGAAGAAATTGAAAAGTTATGTGATAGATTTGTAATTTTAAAAGATTGAGAATTATTTTATAGTGCAGAGGTAAAAAAAGCTGTTAAAGAATTTGGTTCAATAAGAAATTTAATGATAAGTTATTATAATGATGAATTGAAAAAATGTTAAATAAAAAAAATCCAAAACAAAATAAAAGTGAATCAAGATTTAAAAGTGAATCATTAATGGTTTGAAATAATTTAAAAGTAATTTCTATATCTGTTTTAAAAAACTTAAGAACTTACTTATATATTTTTGTTCTTCCAATGACATTTATAACAGCTGAAATTTTTTATCGAACTCAAGGAGGGCATAGTGAAGTTAAAATTGCTCAAATTGCTGGTTTCTTTCAAATTTCTTCATTCTTTATAATATTTTTAGTAAATATTACAATTTCTGAATGAAAGAATTCAGTTTTCTTAAAAAGAATTCACTCTTCAGGAGTTTCAAAAACTAACTTCTTAATTTCTATTACGCTATTTAACTTTTTAATAGGAATAGTTTCTTTTCTTGTAAACTTTGCTTATATATTAATTCTATTAACATTTGTTATTAAAAGTACTTCAACTCAAAAACCTTTAGTAACAGAATTAGAACTTATGGATTCAATGGGATGAACAGGTGTAGTGCTTTCACTTATTTTCACTTTATTAATTTCAATATTTTTAGGAACAATAATTAGTGGTATTTTTAAAAGTGTTTCACTTTCTCAAACAATAACAACATTCTTTATATTATTCTCAATTGTTTTTTCAGATAACTTTTTATCTCCTGAAGTAATGGGAACTGTAAAAGGGTTAGCTGTTGTATCTTATTTTGTACCATATAAACATTCAATATGAATTAGTTATTTAATGATTGCTAATGGAGCAAAAGATCTTATTTATCCATCAGTAACAACAAGATTATATTTAAGCTTTAATCTTATTACATGATTGCCAATTATTACATCGATACTGTATACAACTTTATTAGCTTCAGGAGCATACTTTACTTTTAAATGAAATGTGAAATAATTTATGTTAAAAACTGAATACACTAAATTTAATAGTTTTATTTGTAATTACTTCAATAAAAAATAAAAATAGGAATAATTTTTAAAAGCTATTCCTATTTTTATTATCTACATTTGGATTTTCTTGTATTCCTCAGTTATATATATATTGTATATGTTTTTTTGTATAGTCAGTTAAGTATTCATCATTCAAAAATAACTTAAGAGAGTAATCATATAATTCTTTATTTTTAGCTGTTAAATTTAATTTATATTTAGCAGGAGTTATTAATTCTTTTTTATATTTTGGATTAAATTGATAAAATTTATACTGATATGTGTTTAATCATCAAAAAACAAAAATTCTGGCTTTTTGATATTCTATTTAATTAGTAAAAAAAATGTTTTTGTGTTCGTTTTTTTCTTCTTCGCTTAAATTATTTCAATTTAAGATATTTTGTTTGTATTTATCTCATTTTTCATAATAAATATTTAGATATTCTTGATTTTTATCGTATGCAATGCATGCTAGTTTTTCGATTTCTTCAATTGATTTTGGCTGCTCATTAAGTTTTGGAATATAGTAATCTGAATCATTTTTTGGCTCTGTTTTGCAACTAATTAAGGTTCTTGATGGAAGGGCTGTAAGTGAAAGTCCTGAAATAATGTGTAAAATTTTTTTCATATTTATTTTCTCCTTAAATAATTAACAAATTTATTTTTTATTATTTATATTTGGATTATCTTGTATTCCTCAGTTATATATTTTTTGTATGTGTTCTCTTGTATGAGAAGTTAAGTCTTCATCATTTAAAAATAATTTAAGAGAATAATTATATCTGTCTTTATTTATAGCTGCTAAATTTAATTTATATTTAGCAGGAGTTATTAATTCTTTTTTATATTCTGGATTAAATTCATAAACTTTATATGCATATGTGCTAGTTTGGGCGAGGGAAAAAGTAAGGGGGTATTAAATACCCCAAGTAAATATAAAAAACTGCTATAAAAAGCAGTTTTTTATTTTGATTAAGAAAGTAAAGGTGATCTAAACTATCTGCAAATTCGCAGTTAATAAAATTTTTGCACATATATGTGCTCTAAACCTATATAAATAAAAATAAAAATGTCATGACAAAGATAAAATTTAAAAAAGTTGCTAAAGCTATTAAATGTTTAACAAAACAAATGCAATTATTTTTTATAGTACCTAAATGACAAAAATAAAAAAAATATGGTGATTATAATCTTAGATTGTATTCTAGAATTATTTATAAAAACCATTTAAAAATAAGTTTAATTACTTTAAACTTAGAAATTAATTTTAAATTATTAATAATCTTTGATTATAATCACTTGATTATAAAAAATTAAAAACTGAATAAACAAAAATAAGTTTTCCCCAGGGAAAATAGAAAGGACATCTATGGGGAGTAATAATAAAAAAGTGTGGCTGTTAAACCATTGATTTAAGGGTTGAAATAGCAATAAAACAGCTTTTGCAATTCAAAGTCCTTGAACTGCAAATGGACTAATTTGAATTTACAAAAATTACTATTTATCTAGTAAATATAAGAATCGTTTTGGAATTGAAGTCAATATTATTAATTACAAAACCAAAGAAACTCATTACTGTCAAGAAATAATTTACTCTTTAGGATAAAAGCAAATAAATCTGATTTCAGGAGAAATTTTAGCTAATTTCTTTGAATAGTTAAATAATAAAAACTCTCAAGAATACAGAGAATTTGTAACAAAATTTATAGGAGAAAAAATTTATGATTAAAACTAAATTCAATGTTGATCAAGATTTAGATTATATAAAATTTAATTCTTTATTTGAAAAAGTTAAACAAAAAGAAAATTTTAAAAATAATGGAATTTATATCTACGGTAAACCAGGAGTTGGCAAAACTACTTTTATTAATAAATTTGTTGAAAATTCAAAATCTAATTCTGAAATAGTTAATATCTCAAAGTGAATTAAATCACATCAACAAGCTTGAGAAAATGGTTATGAAGGAATCTATGCACCAAGTCCTAGTCGCTTATCTGAGAAACAAATTTTAATTCTTGATGATTTAGGAAGTGAATTTATTCATAAATCAACACTTCCTTATATTTACAATTTATTAAATGAAAGGTTTGAAAAGAGCAAATAAGATAATACTTTAATTACAATAATTACTTCAAATTGTGATATAGATAAGTTAGAAAAAAACTATAGCACTAAATCTGATAATATATCTAGTTCAAGAATAATTTCTAGATTAAAAGGAATAATTAATTTAAATATAGAATTTGAAGGCATTGATAAAAGATACTCTAATGAAATTGAAAATAAAAATTTTGAATATATTGATTTTTAATTTTCCCCAGGGAAAAAATGGATAAAATAATATTTTTAATTGGAGTAGGAGGCACTGGTGGTCTTCTTGCTAGAAAACTAGCAAAATTTTTATCAAATAATGATAATTTAGTATTAATTGATGGAGATAAGGTCGAGTATAAAAATGTTGTAAGACAACCTTTTCAAACTCATGATGTTTACAATTATAAAGCTGAAAGTTTAGCTAAAAAAATAAATAGTATAAGTAGATTTAAAAATTGTTATTCTATTAATAAATTTTTAAATAAAGAGAATTCTTTATTTAAAATAATTAAATCTTTTAATAATACTTTTAATAAAGTAATAATAATAAGTTGTGTTGATAATCATAAAACTAGAATACTTATTGAAAAATCAACAGATATGTTTAAAGATTGATTATCAGAAAAAGATTTTAGTTGAATAGGATATTCTCGAACTTCGGATGTAATTTATATTGATTCAGCAAATGAAGATATTTATGGTGATATTTTAATTAATGAATTTAGAAGTAATATTTATAATTTAAAAATTGAAAAAGAAACAGAACTAAAAATATCAGAAGAAAGTTGTGAAGAGTTAATAAATGACGGAGTTGTTCAACAATTTGCAACAAATGATCAAGCAAGCAATTTAATTCTAAAATTGAAAAAATTAAAGGAAGTATTAAAAATGGAAAAACATCAAATTAGTACATTTATTAATAATTTAAAAATTATTAAAGATTGTAATGTAGAAAGAATCTATTTTTTGAAAAAACATATTATAAATAAAATTTATTTGTTAGCTTGACAAAGAGATAAATTAATTGAAAATATTGTAGTTTATAACGAAGTACTTAGATTTAATCGTGATAGATTTCATTTATATGAAACAATTTTACTTAATATAAATCAAAATTTATCAGAGCCTAATTTTATTTTTCAAAAAAATATAAATAAATTATTTGTTACAACAAAGTATTTAACTAAAATTGCTAAATATCAAAAATAGTATTTATTACAAAACTTTAAAAGTTCAGAAAATATAAAAATTTTAGATTTAAAAAATGAATTATATTTTGAAATAATACCAGTAAATAATAAAAATCAAAATCAAGATATTTTATTTTTAAAATAATTAGAAGAAAAACGTAAATTGATAAAGGAGCTTATAGATGAAGCTAAATTTAAAAGAAATAAAAGAGATTAAACTTTTAGATAAAAATCCTCTAAATAATAAAAAAATTATTGATAAAAGTAAATACAATGAATTTATTAAAATAAATAAAAATAGTTTTAATGAGTTAGAACTTATTCACTCAATTAGAAAAATTTCAAAATCATGATATATATATGAAAAATTAAGAGCTCAAATTTCTGGATGAGGTGAATTAGATTTAAATTGAGTTATTAAAATTAAAGAAATACTTGATCAAAATCCTAAATTATTAAAATTAAATACAAATAGTTTCTATAATTTTATTCAACTAAAAAAAGAAGTTGAAAAAGAAATAAAAATTTCATCTATACCTGAAAAAGAAATAACTTGTACAGAAATTGTTTTTGAAAGGAATGATGATTATGAAATCCTTTTCTAAACTTAAATTAGAATTTGATAAAAATGATAAAGGTTATTGTAAAGTTGAATTAGAAAATAAAAGTGGAGTTAATCAATCTGGATGAATTAAATTTAATGAATTTTTAAATTGATTATTTATTAATACAAAAAATAATATTGATAAAATTGGAAATATTAATTTTTCTGAAAAACTTATTACTATGAAATCTAATGATTATTCTGATTTCTACTATTTTTATCATCAACCTTCTATCAGAGATATTTTTTCTTATAGCAAAGGTAAATATATTCATAAAACTATATTTTTGCCTCAATTAATTGCAGAAGTTAGATTAGATAAATTAAATATTTCCAACAATTGAAATATTCGATTATTTGCTTTTACTGGAGAATTAAATGAAAAAACTAAATTTTTTTCAATGCGTTTACCTCACTTTTATGAATCTGGAGCTTTATGTTTAGGAAATCTTAACTCACTTAAAAAAATAAAAGAATTAAGTGAACTTGATAATCTTATAAATTATATTTTTTCAACAAAATTTAGTCATGAATGAAATGAAATAAATGAAGAATTTACAAAACCAATGCATTTCTTAAAAGGATTAGAAGGTTTAAAACAATACAAAAAAATTAATGAAAAAATACTTTTTAATAAAAAATAGATGATTTTCCCCAGGGAAAATAGAAAGGAAAAAAATATGTCAATATTTAATGAAAATCAAGAAACAAAAGTAACATGACCAGCTTTTAAATTTAAAACTGGTAAAAAAATTAAATAAAAAATTGAGGCAGATAATTCTAATGAAAGTGAAGTGGAAGAAGTAGTTAAAAAAACAAAAACTTCTAAAGAAAAAATTGA carries:
- a CDS encoding ROK family protein, whose amino-acid sequence is MKLVLAVEIGITSSKVGLVNQYGDLQAKFLVDHNLDNLLPNLYNKIIEGLETIGISYENEVEKVGIAMGGYVDHILGIIKYSANLQIKNYNVKEEAEKLFKKQIFVVNDANASALGEFWIGVAKQFDSIIFYYIDKGIGGTIITEGKLAPGSRGFAGEFGHGGGIFQTKYHCPCGLKGCIEPLSSTSGIENHFKTYFKNKRNHPAAKFFKNKEEITFNEIVEVFKKEDYPVEIKDLLEEALEPIIMHMASMINALDPEAIVLSGALTLLGDKLIEIIKTKIKKYIIDMFLEELTIEFAELGNDSTIIGSAYYALNDWKIF
- a CDS encoding ThiF family adenylyltransferase — protein: MDKIIFLIGVGGTGGLLARKLAKFLSNNDNLVLIDGDKVEYKNVVRQPFQTHDVYNYKAESLAKKINSISRFKNCYSINKFLNKENSLFKIIKSFNNTFNKVIIISCVDNHKTRILIEKSTDMFKDWLSEKDFSWIGYSRTSDVIYIDSANEDIYGDILINEFRSNIYNLKIEKETELKISEESCEELINDGVVQQFATNDQASNLILKLKKLKEVLKMEKHQISTFINNLKIIKDCNVERIYFLKKHIINKIYLLAWQRDKLIENIVVYNEVLRFNRDRFHLYETILLNINQNLSEPNFIFQKNINKLFVTTKYLTKIAKYQK
- a CDS encoding ABC transporter ATP-binding protein — protein: MIQINNVSKSFGKKEVLKNISLEIKDGEVFGLLGSNGSGKTTLMEILVGQLKPSSGEILVDNNRNGYKNIGIQFQEGFWPKGVTSSLIINYFKKNSKAVKSKEVQELINIFEIEDFLKKDLNSLSGGQKQRLNTLLSVINDPKYICLDEMITGLDLKMQFKLIDYFEKMKEKGKTIVIISHIPEEIEKLCDRFVILKDWELFYSAEVKKAVKEFGSIRNLMISYYNDELKKC
- a CDS encoding ATP-binding protein, with product MIKTKFNVDQDLDYIKFNSLFEKVKQKENFKNNGIYIYGKPGVGKTTFINKFVENSKSNSEIVNISKWIKSHQQAWENGYEGIYAPSPSRLSEKQILILDDLGSEFIHKSTLPYIYNLLNERFEKSK
- a CDS encoding DUF896 domain-containing protein, which translates into the protein MEHLLKRINELAAIAKKRNLTQEELKERDKLRQEYIKLFRSGFEQQLENLIVVDEDGNEIKRNIKK
- a CDS encoding endo-beta-N-acetylglucosaminidase, yielding MKKLLSVLAIVGIVSSSTVSTVACGRKTFGTDLSKLSDYNWTKEEPYFKNYDGISTIDAPEEFKNLGKIDVLNKAEFFDLSKNNTGFKTENEIAKQATTGVPLNSKFLPNGGRLSDVQLIQKKDYYQRINKLVDWKFDQDLDAKYNKSRIELQDSEKLKNNWVDTQDKNVKEMNMSTIVESTSNENTIIGQNRTYERSFNNYQYNDVLVSWAGAIDEGIIVPPAKNQVEKAHINGTKILGNIFLDGYHGLTKENVSGFLEKDNSGNYLVVDVLINMAINLGFDGWFWNNEPNGSNPNGFVMDYTISIEIMKQLKEKIKKSRDSKIQNLFVIGYKNYGSLSVDKNGIASDKEVEQIYNNTNQFLNDFYVFPNEVKSFVDAKNLNETEKFEIYNMFNSGGWVGGKIWIDSNKIGTRDFRDLTHLLLDENDQPFDSTNPKSMEKLVNNYKNGKIKYKNKGSEHGGAQNSMALFAGHVPYDIATQEMDSISKEKSMDLDTYGIVAANNYDDILYTGKKKSLSNNDIGLSYFPSSKFDEEIKNNPEKYSSGVGNIVSEKTTLIDKNKNFITNFSTGQGNRFASYSNSSKYEVVKNYPWSNTNIADVQQTYKWMINQGEEQISAFDKISGYYDYYDPYLKGNSIALGSGYDNKGQIQEATWKKDENYDWTIMGSNYLTNDNKEIEIIFKAPQEVAKTVQLSLKDQNNTKITTTSTPTKLENGWFSIKQDVANSVSKIGINFKATQEKFKINVGQISVVKKESQNSVKKETKTDQTKIQSELEIARWNLKNLRLNFENLIDENIYSYYEIYKKNTNNKLTMIGMSNSDNYFIKNINQNTNEFYLKATNNLTKKIEWIKFEI